A genomic segment from Chitinophaga niabensis encodes:
- a CDS encoding glycosyltransferase family 2 protein yields MTKLAIIIPCYNEEEVLPETALRIYQLLVQLINRHMISADSYALFVDDGSKDRTWSMIEDLHHKNAAFRGLKLSRNFGHQNALLAGLSHADDAHVMISIDADLQDDLSAIEKMLAAYERGYEIVYGVREDRSTDSWFKRATALGFYKLLSMMGTESVYNHADYRLLSQKAFAAFRDFKEVNLYLRGMIPMLGFKQTAVYYKRDIRKAGTSKYPLAKMLSFAWDGLTSLSSRPLRFVTVTGGVVFLLSIGMSIYALISYLSDATIHGWASTVLPMYFLGGIQLFCIGLIGEYVGKIYREVKQRPRFIIEEHLKGDPFEAIEHRASKVSTLAG; encoded by the coding sequence ATGACGAAACTGGCTATTATTATCCCTTGTTACAACGAAGAGGAAGTACTGCCCGAAACAGCGCTTCGGATATATCAGTTACTGGTTCAACTGATCAACAGGCATATGATATCAGCTGACAGCTATGCTTTGTTTGTTGACGATGGAAGCAAAGACCGTACCTGGAGTATGATTGAAGACCTGCATCATAAAAATGCAGCTTTCAGGGGTTTAAAGTTATCCCGCAATTTCGGACATCAGAATGCATTGCTGGCAGGGTTATCACATGCAGACGATGCGCATGTGATGATATCCATAGATGCAGATCTGCAGGATGATCTTTCTGCCATAGAAAAGATGCTGGCAGCCTATGAGCGGGGATACGAAATAGTATATGGTGTAAGAGAAGACCGTAGTACAGATTCCTGGTTTAAGCGGGCAACGGCATTGGGTTTCTATAAATTGCTCTCCATGATGGGAACGGAATCTGTATATAATCATGCGGATTACCGGTTGCTGAGTCAAAAAGCCTTTGCGGCGTTCCGGGATTTTAAAGAAGTGAACCTGTATCTGCGGGGAATGATCCCTATGCTCGGTTTTAAACAAACCGCGGTTTATTATAAGAGGGATATACGTAAAGCAGGTACCAGCAAATATCCCCTTGCCAAAATGCTCTCTTTCGCCTGGGATGGATTGACCAGTTTAAGCAGCAGGCCATTGCGGTTTGTTACAGTAACCGGAGGGGTTGTGTTCCTGCTGAGCATTGGTATGAGCATCTATGCGCTGATCTCTTATCTCTCTGATGCAACGATCCATGGATGGGCATCCACCGTACTGCCTATGTATTTCCTGGGTGGGATTCAATTGTTTTGTATAGGGCTGATAGGAGAATATGTGGGAAAGATCTACCGCGAGGTGAAACAGCGGCCGCGGTTTATTATCGAGGAACATCTGAAAGGAGATCCGTTTGAGGCAATTGAACACCGGGCATCGAAGGTTTCCACACTAGCAGGATAG